A region of the Clostridium estertheticum subsp. estertheticum genome:
AAAAAATGAAGATTTTAGAAGAAAAATTAAAAGAAGTTTTAAAGGAAAGTAAAATACTGAATTTATCTATGGAAGAAATAATAGATATAATGAAACTTCTTAAGGAGGACGTAAAATGAGCAGTGTATTAGACGTTAGAAATCTCAACAAGTCTTATGGTGATTTTTGTTTAAATGGATTAAACTTTAAGCTTGAAAAAGGATACGTAATGGGATTTATAGGACCAAATGGCTCGGGAAAAAGTACCACAATAAAATCAATTATGAATCTAATAAAAAAAGATAGTGGAAGCATCAGTGTTTTTGGTATGGACAACGTTAAAGACGAAAGGAAAATCAAAGAAAAGATAGGATTTGTTTATGATGAAAATATATTTTATGGCATGCTTACCATAAATGAAATGAAAAATATTATAGCAGGTTTTTATAGAAGGTGGGATGAAAACAAATTTAAGGAGTATATCAAACATTTTGAATTAAATCCAAATAAGGTGATAGATAAGCTTTCAAAGGGAATGAAAATAAAATTCGCCTTAGCATTAGCTCTCTCCCATGGAGCTGAACTTATTGTTATGGATGAGCCTACTTCAGGACTTGATCCTGCTTTTCGAAGTGAGCTTATGGATATTTTATATAATGTTATTCAGAATGAAGAGATGTCAATTTTCTTCTCCACACACATTACAGCAGATCTTGAAAAAATTGCAGATTATATAACTTTTATTAACAAGGGAAGTATGGTGTTTTCTGAGTCGAAGGAAGAAGTGCTACAAAAATACGCAATAGTCAAAGGATCTTCTAAGCTTTTAGACTTAAATGTACGAAAGGAATTTATAGGGATAAGGGAAACTGCTTCGGGGTTTGAGGCATTAACTAATAATAAAGAGAAAGCAAGGATTTTGTTTAATGATAGTTGTAAGATAGAAAAAGCATCACTAGAAGATATTATGGTTTATACAATAAGGGGTGATATTCATGTTTAATCTTATAATGAAAGACATTAGAATTCAGAAAAAGGATAAAACCGTATTTATGTTTATTCTTTTAAACATGGTAAATACATTTATATTTCAAACTAATTATGCAACCACTATATTGTTATGTTTTTTAAGTATATATCTACTGGCAGTGTATGCTAATGCTTATGATTTTAAATATAATAGTGAACTAATGATAAATAGTTTGCCCGTTAATAGAAAAGTTGTGGTGGCTGCAAAATATTTATCAGTATTTTTATTCCTTATCTGCGCTATATTAATAACACTTATTGTTGGCAGTTTATTTCATTTTGTTGCTCCAACTTTAGTAAGTAAAACCATCGGTATAAACACCATTTTTCTTGAGTTTTTTATTGTATGTATTTATTTTTCTATTTTTTTCCCTTTTTATTACAAGTTAGGATACCTAAGGTCAAGGTGGGTTAATTTTATAATTATGGCTGTACTGGGAAGCCTTATCTCTTTCGCAAATGAGATATTAAAGAATAGTACAACCTTGGGGGTTGATTTTGGATTACTGCAAAAGGTCGTACTGACAGCCATACCTATAATTTTTATAGTAGTTTCATTCTTCATTTCAATTAAAATATATAAAAATAAGGAATTGTAATTATGGTTTTATGAAATCAATTAAACATCCAGATGGAATAGGGGGAAGGCAACTGCTAATGTAAAAACACCGCAAAATTCAAATTTGAATTCTGCGGTATTCTAGAAATTATTTATTTTTACAGGAATCCATACTTCACATTTGTATTCACCAGGGTTTTTATCATCCCAAAAGTTTTTTTCAATGCATGGACCTTTCACTTGTTCAAATCCAGAGGAGGGAAACCATTCAGAGTATATACGTCTCCAAATATCCTGTATAATCAAATTATTGGGCACAGCTCCATTACCTTCAAATACTGCCCATGTAAGTTTTGGCACTTCTAGTATAGTAAATTCATCTGGTATATATTTTTCGAACTGTTCAGCTCCCATTATATATTTTCTTGTTCCATCTTCTTCAAATCCATAATGAAATCCATTTAGCAAAGTGCCCTTGGGGTTCCCAAGAATTTCGTTCATCCTATCATGTGTTCCGTCCTCAAAAGTCTTATTAATAAACTTTGGTATCTCTCTATAGGCTGCATCGTCAACTCTAGTTGTTACAAATTCTGCACCAAATACTTTAAAAGCCTCCTTTTCAACTATTTTATAAATAATTTCATGTTCTCCTTTTATTGATATTTGAAAAGAAAGTTTGGGAAAAGCTTTAATCTTTCCATTAAGCTTTTTTAAAGCTGATGGTGATATTCCATGCAGTCTTTTGAATGCCTTAGTAAATGCTTCTGGACTTTCATAACCATATTTTAATGCTATATCAATTACTCTTTTGTCTGTTGCAACCAAGTCTTCTGCAGCAAGGGTAAGTCTTCGATTTTTTATGTACTGAGTCACAGTAAATCCTGTTAATGCATGGAAAATACGCTGGAAGTGATATCGAGATGAACATGCGACTTTGGATATGTCATCTATATTAAGTGCTGTGTCCAAATTCCTTTCAATGTATTCAAGCGTATCATTAAGTAATATTATTGTTCCCAACTTTCCCATCCTTTCAAAATCAGTTCATTCATTACAAAAATGTAAATCTCCATTATTTCATCTTATTATATATATAACTTGTTATAACTTCACAATATTTATCAGGCTCCTCAATTCTAGTATAATGACCGGAGAAATCAAATATAACCACTTGTTTGTCTTGCACTCGCTTCATAAATTCTGCTGTTTGTACTTCACAAGTTATTGGATCATATTTACCTTTAATCAATAAAGAAGGTTTGTTTACATTTGATAATTCAGTAAACACATCATTATACACTCGCCAATCCTTCAATAATTTAATTCTTGTTTTGGTAGATTTATTCCATAAATTCTTAGCATCGTTAGTACTCATAGCTATTCGTTCAATAATTTGCTTATCACTTCCAAACCACATATAATTACTTCCGTTAGCTCCAAGTTCATTTAACACCTTCATAAGAAGTTTATTGATATCCCTATAATCCGTAATTTCTCTTAAAGCTTTAAAATAATCCTCTGCCAATGCTAAATTTCCTAATTTAACCAATTCCTTGGCAGCTTCATTTAACATAGAACGCTCTGAAAGTGCAAAACTAAAAGACGGACATTCATATAACATATATTCAATAGAATTAGGGTATAAATTAGCATAAAGAACAGCAAGATACCCACCAAATGAGTGACTAAGCAGTGACCATTTATTTATATGTAATTTTTTTCTTAGTTCTTCAAAATCTTCAATAATATCTTCTAATGAAATATGTTCCTCATCTAAAATAGCCTCGGATCTCCATACTCCTCTTTGATCTGGGGCTATAACTTTAAAGTTTTTTGATAATCTGTCCCCCTGATATTGAATAAAGTCTGCAACACCAATTCCACCTGGTCCACCATGAATAAATAATAATACTGGAGATGAGTCCTCTCCTAAAATTTCAGTGTAAAGATCTTTCCCTCTAATTTTATAATACTCCACCATCTAATAAGTCCTCCCCATAATAACCTTAATTATTTCCTAACTTCACTAAAGTATATCAAAAAATGGGATTTTATATCTGTCTTTTTGTGCTTTAATTTGTCTGAATTTATTCATTCTAAAAATATCAAAGAGTACATTGTTTTATAATTCTTTCGTTA
Encoded here:
- a CDS encoding AraC family transcriptional regulator; the protein is MGTIILLNDTLEYIERNLDTALNIDDISKVACSSRYHFQRIFHALTGFTVTQYIKNRRLTLAAEDLVATDKRVIDIALKYGYESPEAFTKAFKRLHGISPSALKKLNGKIKAFPKLSFQISIKGEHEIIYKIVEKEAFKVFGAEFVTTRVDDAAYREIPKFINKTFEDGTHDRMNEILGNPKGTLLNGFHYGFEEDGTRKYIMGAEQFEKYIPDEFTILEVPKLTWAVFEGNGAVPNNLIIQDIWRRIYSEWFPSSGFEQVKGPCIEKNFWDDKNPGEYKCEVWIPVKINNF
- a CDS encoding ABC transporter ATP-binding protein — its product is MSSVLDVRNLNKSYGDFCLNGLNFKLEKGYVMGFIGPNGSGKSTTIKSIMNLIKKDSGSISVFGMDNVKDERKIKEKIGFVYDENIFYGMLTINEMKNIIAGFYRRWDENKFKEYIKHFELNPNKVIDKLSKGMKIKFALALALSHGAELIVMDEPTSGLDPAFRSELMDILYNVIQNEEMSIFFSTHITADLEKIADYITFINKGSMVFSESKEEVLQKYAIVKGSSKLLDLNVRKEFIGIRETASGFEALTNNKEKARILFNDSCKIEKASLEDIMVYTIRGDIHV
- a CDS encoding ABC-2 transporter permease; protein product: MFNLIMKDIRIQKKDKTVFMFILLNMVNTFIFQTNYATTILLCFLSIYLLAVYANAYDFKYNSELMINSLPVNRKVVVAAKYLSVFLFLICAILITLIVGSLFHFVAPTLVSKTIGINTIFLEFFIVCIYFSIFFPFYYKLGYLRSRWVNFIIMAVLGSLISFANEILKNSTTLGVDFGLLQKVVLTAIPIIFIVVSFFISIKIYKNKEL
- a CDS encoding alpha/beta fold hydrolase, with translation MVEYYKIRGKDLYTEILGEDSSPVLLFIHGGPGGIGVADFIQYQGDRLSKNFKVIAPDQRGVWRSEAILDEEHISLEDIIEDFEELRKKLHINKWSLLSHSFGGYLAVLYANLYPNSIEYMLYECPSFSFALSERSMLNEAAKELVKLGNLALAEDYFKALREITDYRDINKLLMKVLNELGANGSNYMWFGSDKQIIERIAMSTNDAKNLWNKSTKTRIKLLKDWRVYNDVFTELSNVNKPSLLIKGKYDPITCEVQTAEFMKRVQDKQVVIFDFSGHYTRIEEPDKYCEVITSYIYNKMK